TTGTGATTTATACTTGAAAAAAAATGCAGTGGACGTTATTAGAACTGAAATTAAAAAGATGATAAGAATAGTAATCTTCATATTGGTTTTCTTTTTTATAAAAGAAAAAGTTTTTTAATTGACATGATTTGAGGTTTTACCTAGAATTATACTCAACTTTGACGCGGCGTCGACTAGTCTTGTAGCTCGTTGGGGTCATAACCCGAGAGTCGGCGCTTCAAATCCCCCCCGGTGCCATTTAGTTGATAATTTTCTTCTCCTGAGACCTACTTTTAAATTAACCATTTCGTTATTGTGCACAGCAGTGGGATTGATCAGTCAGTGTTGATTCACCGATTCTTCCCAAAATTATAAGATATCGCGATTCCGCCGTAGGTGTTAATAGTTGGGGCGGGTTCAAAGAAATTACCGGCTACGGCATTTATTCGAACATTATCATTATATTTCTGATTAAAGAGGTTTTGAATACCAAAAAAGGGAGAAATAGTCAAACCTTTATAACTCTTTTCTAAACCGAGACGGACATTTGCTGCTGTATACGAGGGGTTCTTAACGGTGTTTTCATCATTAACGAAAAATGAGCTCACATATAATAGGTCCACGCCGGCAAAGAACCCAGACGAATGATCGTAAAACATCTCAAGATTTAGCACATTCGGCGGCTGACCGGGTACTTTGTTGCCATCAAAATTAAGCCCTTCAGTTCCGAAGGTCTTGTATTTGGAATTTAGATATGTATAGGCTAAACTCGTTCTGAGACCCGTTATTAGTTCAAAGTCTAGTCCGAATTCCAGTCCGTATCGCCGCGATTTTCCTGCGTTCCTAAAAAAGGTACGACCATCAATTACAAAGGGAATCAACTCATCACGCAATGTTATATAATAAAGAGCAAGCTGATAGTTCAGTCGATCAAAGGCTTGTCCTTTAACTCCAATTTCGTAGTTGATAGCTTCTTGAGGCTCTAAATCGGGATTGAGTCCTCCGTTTCCCCCTGGATGGTTCACCAACTCCGTAGTGGTGGGCGTTTCGAAGGATTGAGCTATGTTCAAGTACATATTTGCTGCAGGTACAGGACTATACAGTAATCCAAACCTTCCGGTTGGCTGCTTGAATGTGCGTGAACCAGATTCATCTGGTTCGAGAAAGTCATCAACAAAAAAGCGTATATAATCGAATCGTCCTCCTAGAAATGCGACCAGGTTGTCTAGAAGATTAAACTCTTCTTGTATGTATGGTCCAACACTGGTCACATCCTCGTCCTGATCAAGAAGAAGTTTGTTGCCCTTTGTACCGTTGATGTTATCGAAATTTTTTCTCTTATCGTCCTGTTTTTCTATGTCGACACCGATAGTAAAACGATTATTAAATCCAAATAAATCACCGAGATACCCATATTTAAATCCTCCACCAACGAATACACGGTCTAGTTCTACAATAACAAAGGGAATCGAGTTTTGAAATTGCCGTAACGAAGCAAAACCATGGACTTCTAGATCGTGAAGGCTTGAAAAATTACTTCTATAGATCATACCGAGACGCTGGTCTGTGACCTCTTCTCCAGCCTTAAAAACCCTATTTAGGGGAGCAGCCTGGCGTCTGTCTTCATTAACTTCCGTACCTGTCAGACCTCCCGGGTCTTCAGCACTGGGTGAGTCTAATAGGGTCATCAAAATGGTCAGGTCAGAGTTTTCGTCGAGATCCAACCTTACTTTACCACTTAGCAAGCCATTCTCGGTGAAACTCTGGTCCCTGTAACCATCATAGCTAAGGTAAGATAGGTTGAGAAAATAATTCAAGGGCCCGGTTTGACCACCCATCTTCACTTGGGGTTTGATGAGACCGAATTGACCGACGGTTGTTCGTTCTTGTAAAAACGGTTTTTTCGGCCCTTCTTCGGTTATGATGCTTATTACTCCACCAGAGGCATTCCCGTAAAGGGCTGAGATTGGTCCTCTCATAACCTCAATCCGCTGCGTTGCCCCGAGATCGAGTGTATCAACCTGGCTCTGCCCATCGGGCAGAGTTAGCGGGATCCCATCGACAAGAATCTTGATCCCGCGAATCCCAAATGCGGCACGTGAGCCAAAGCCTCTTATCGAGATGCGAGTGTCCTGCGCGAAATTGAAACGGTCTTGAATGAATACGCCCGGGACGCGAATCAACGACTCCCCCAGACTCAATGTTGGCTGACCTAGCTGAATGTCATCCTTCCCAATTACGCTAATTGCAGCTGGAAACTTGTAAAGCGAAAT
The Thermodesulfobacteriota bacterium genome window above contains:
- a CDS encoding TonB-dependent receptor; the encoded protein is MINPAIVDSAQESQLQTVDSKANADKLLQVESSQHTMDTETRSAIELEPVIVTAPRVPISLYKFPAAISVIGKDDIQLGQPTLSLGESLIRVPGVFIQDRFNFAQDTRISIRGFGSRAAFGIRGIKILVDGIPLTLPDGQSQVDTLDLGATQRIEVMRGPISALYGNASGGVISIITEEGPKKPFLQERTTVGQFGLIKPQVKMGGQTGPLNYFLNLSYLSYDGYRDQSFTENGLLSGKVRLDLDENSDLTILMTLLDSPSAEDPGGLTGTEVNEDRRQAAPLNRVFKAGEEVTDQRLGMIYRSNFSSLHDLEVHGFASLRQFQNSIPFVIVELDRVFVGGGFKYGYLGDLFGFNNRFTIGVDIEKQDDKRKNFDNINGTKGNKLLLDQDEDVTSVGPYIQEEFNLLDNLVAFLGGRFDYIRFFVDDFLEPDESGSRTFKQPTGRFGLLYSPVPAANMYLNIAQSFETPTTTELVNHPGGNGGLNPDLEPQEAINYEIGVKGQAFDRLNYQLALYYITLRDELIPFVIDGRTFFRNAGKSRRYGLEFGLDFELITGLRTSLAYTYLNSKYKTFGTEGLNFDGNKVPGQPPNVLNLEMFYDHSSGFFAGVDLLYVSSFFVNDENTVKNPSYTAANVRLGLEKSYKGLTISPFFGIQNLFNQKYNDNVRINAVAGNFFEPAPTINTYGGIAISYNFGKNR